The sequence AGGTGTGTAATAATTTCTTACAGTGTTTTAGAACAACCCAATAAGAGGTGCCAAATCCAATAATGATCTTTGCTGGAATGCTTACCCCTGCAAATACAACAGCTGCAAATGTTCTCCACAATCATAATTAGAATTGCATACCTATAAATTTTTTGTcttcaaaattcaaaagaaCTGCAGCATAACTTTACGAGCTCACCAACTATGACCATAAAAACCATGAGACAGCCTGCAATTGGACCTGATCATGAGGAATACAAGAAAAGCTGTTGAGAACTACATATCTAATTACCTTGCGATTGTTTTTATTCTTGTTTCTTCATAAACATTAATTAATCTTACCTTCATATTGTGGTGGTCTGGTGGGTCGAAAGGATTCCATGAAGTAATCTGCATTTTCCAGAATACAGAAAACCATCAGCATAGAAATGGAATTTTATACTTGTTAATTGAACTTGTGAAATTAAGCAGTCTTACCCCAGCGGTAATAGAGATCAGAATGGGGCTCAGCGCAAGTAGCAGTGCCATTTGGCTCCTCCAGAATACAACCAACTTTGCACTTTCGACAAAGAAAATTACTACTCCAAGACAGAGTAAATCCATAGAGCAGAGATTGATGGATTTCTGAGAGCGATACATTTTTCAGAACCTTAAAATTCCAAGCTGTTGCAACTACGGAAACTATTGTGCACATATACTCCACATCTGCGAGGCGCATGTTGCCAACCTTTATGTAAGTATGTCTTCCTTGCTCACAATCAGTAACTTGGGTTGACAATGAAGAATTTTGCAATGGATGCTCGcagctcataaaaaaaataagctgATTAAAATACAAGACATAAGGATCGAATAAATTATATGCAGAAGACATAGGAAAAGAGCAGGTGTTTTTGCTTATGGAAACATGAGCAAGCCTGATGGTGAAGTCACTGTAATTGATCGTTTTCACCAAGTATTTATGGGAGTTTAGATGAATTGAGGCGACGTTGTTTTCGCAGACTAATTCGTATTTGCGATCACCACAGTGGTTGGGATCACCCTTGAGGCGGAAAGGGGAGCTAATATTGCGAATAACGCCACACGCAGAAGGGGTGCAGTCGAATGCATTACAAGTTTGAAAGaaaacaatcaagagagatgaacaagTGAAGAGGAAGATGAAGTTTTGAGTAATCATCATTCGTGCTTCAGATTTTTTTCCACTACAAAATTCACTCATTAAAAGGAAACAAGACTATAGTGACCCAGTCATATGCACGAATCTCTGACTATAAGTCTGAACAAAACGGCATTCGTCAAAGTTGTCacttgtatttatttttcactttattgACTTTAGAAAAACAATTGTTAGATGGCCTCTACTTCATTATTTGCATCAAGAAGTATTTGATCATCATTTCTGCTCCAGTTTTTTCGACCTCAAGCAAGACTAAGGATCTATGACTTAAAGTCTAAACAACAAGAAAATGATCGTCGTTGTTACTTTTTGCTTTCGTTTCCTTTtggctattattattatgactTGATTTTAGAAATTTCTTAGATACAACTTGAacatgaaaatttaataatcaAATGTCATTTACTAAGGTCTCAACCATAATGAGATTCACTGCATTATCAACTTGCATAGCTTTAAAAGTGTTGGCAGTAGACTCAACCACCCCATATTAATAGATAGCATTAATATTGACGTTGAATTTGAAATACAtttactctttttctttttatgataTCCAGCTTCTTCACTTCTCTCATTAATGTTTGAGAACTCTTCTTGATTTCAGAAAAAAGTAAACTGCTCATCTCAAGATTCGAAACCACATTGCAGACCTCTAGCATGGTCTTAAGTTCACCTCCTTAATTTGCCATCCAGCTGTTTCCCGGGTAACTTGCGAGTCTTGTACAAATATTCTATCCAATAAATTTATCTTCTTCTCCACATGCCCCACAGGACATTGACACCAATCTCATGTTCGTAGTCAATCTCAAGCCCCACAAGAAATGCAAACGCCAATTCGTAAGTTCCATCTTAATTATCGCACTTTGTTCGGTTCCTATCCCAAATATCACCATTTAATCACATAATAAAAGTCAAAGGAGAATATATCGTTTTATCACAGCAAAACTTGAGGAGCCAGACAGTTTATTCGCATGCATCAAATTCAATTATGATGAGTTGACATCTGATTGTGAGCAAATCACAACTATAACAATCGCATAAGTTGATACTAGAGATCACTGTAGAAGAGATCGATGAAGCAATGAAGGCTATGAAACTCATACATAAAAGAGGAACCTGTTTCAGGCAAAAACAGTGGAGAAAACAGATTCAAGCAATAGTAATCTCAATGCTGCTCCCATTGTTATAATGTAGCAATGATACAGAATCAGTTGCATCTGTACGCCAGCTCTCTTCCTCATTTCCAGCCACATGTGCTGATTGAGGAGGATAATCAGGAATGTGCAGATGTTTAACATCTGCTTCCAACATTTCCAGCACTTTATGCATTGATGGACGATCATCTGGCCTTATCTGTATGCACCATAGCGCAACTATTGTCATCTTATGTACAAGACTCTTTCTActctcattctcatcatcatTACCATTATTTTCCTCTGCTTTTTCGATTTCAATGTCTCTGCCTTGGTTAAAGTGGTCATATATCCAATCTGGAAAATACTTGCTAGAATCATCATTGTTTCCCCTCAACTCTTTGTTTAAGCCAACCATTTCCATCAACAACATCCCAAAACTATACACATCAGCCTTGTAAGACACTCCTCCAATACTTCTATTGATGAGTTCGGGAGCAACGTACCCTATGGTTCCTCTAGCTGCAGTCATAGTCACAGTGTCTTTCTCTATGGAGCATAATTTTGCCAGCCCAAAATCTGATATTTTTGGGACGAACTTATCATCAAGAAGTATATTGTGAGGTTTGATATCAAAATGTAAGATTTGTATATCACAACCACAATGCAAATACTCAATCCCTCGGGCTACTTCAACtgcaattttaaatttcatatccCAATCCAATGAAGATGCTTTTTCTCGGTTGAAGATGTACTTTTCAAGAGAGCCATTGGGCATGAAATCGAATATGAGGGCGTGTTTGGACCTTTCAGCACAATATCCAACAAGCTTGACAACATTCACATGATGGATCCTCCCAATGGTACCAATTTCATTGATAAAGTCTTGTCCATTCGTTGTAGCCTTTCCCAGTAGTTTAACTGCTACATCATGGCCACTTCGGAGCTTTCCTTTGTAAACAGAACCGAATCCTCCTTGGCCTAGTTTTTCTTGAAAACCTCTCGTCATCTTCTTTATGTCTGAATATGAGTACCTGATTGGCGAGAGTTTGTTGTCACTTTTTAGGAAGCCTTCTATTTCCTCGTACACCGACAAGCGCCTT comes from Salvia miltiorrhiza cultivar Shanhuang (shh) chromosome 3, IMPLAD_Smil_shh, whole genome shotgun sequence and encodes:
- the LOC131014663 gene encoding rust resistance kinase Lr10-like, producing the protein MTRGFQEKLGQGGFGSVYKGKLRSGHDVAVKLLGKATTNGQDFINEIGTIGRIHHVNVVKLVGYCAERSKHALIFDFMPNGSLEKYIFNREKASSLDWDMKFKIAVEVARGIEYLHCGCDIQILHFDIKPHNILLDDKFVPKISDFGLAKLCSIEKDTVTMTAARGTIGYVAPELINRSIGGVSYKADVYSFGMLLMEMVGLNKELRGNNDDSSKYFPDWIYDHFNQGRDIEIEKAEENNGNDDENESRKSLVHKMTIVALWCIQIRPDDRPSMHKVLEMLEADVKHLHIPDYPPQSAHVAGNEEESWRTDATDSVSLLHYNNGSSIEITIA